A stretch of the Elephas maximus indicus isolate mEleMax1 chromosome 3, mEleMax1 primary haplotype, whole genome shotgun sequence genome encodes the following:
- the KHSRP gene encoding far upstream element-binding protein 2 isoform X1 gives MSDYSTGGPPPGPPPPAGGGGGSGGAGGAGGGPPSGPPGAGDRGGGGPGGGGPGGGSAGGPSQPPGGGGPGIRKDAFADAVQRARQIAAKIGGDAATTVNNSTPDFGFGGQKRQLEDGDQPESKKLAAQGDSISSQLGPIHPPPRTSMTEEYRVPDGMVGLIIGRGGEQINKIQQDSGCKVQISPDSGGLPERSVSLTGAPESVQKAKMMLDDIVSRGRGGPPGQFHDSANGGQNGTVQEIMIPAGKAGLVIGKGGETIKQLQERAGVKMILIQDGAQNTNVDKPLRIIGDPYKVQQACEMVMDILRERDQGGFGDRNEYGSRIGGGIDVPVPRHSVGVVIGRSGEMIKKIQNDAGVRIQFKQDDGTGPEKIAHIMGPPDRCEHAARIINDLLQSLRSGPPGPPGGPGMPPGGRGRGRGQGSWGPPGGEMTFSIPTHKCGLVIGRGGENVKAINQQTGAFVEISRQLPPNGDPNFKLFIIRGSPQQIDHAKQLIEEKIEGPLCPVGPGPGGPGPAGPMGPFNPGPFNQGPPGAPPHAGGPPPHQYPPQGWGNTYPQWQPPAPHDPNKAAAAAADPNAAWAAYYSHYYQQPPGPVPGPAPAPAAPPTQGEPPQPPPTGQSDYTKAWEEYYKKIGQQPQQPGAPPQQDYTKAWEEYYKKQAQVATGGGPGAPPGSQPDYSAAWAEYYRQQAAYYGQTPGPGGPQPPPTQQGQQQASGNCHPPPPPFSFQPPATVHPALVGSAGNPFPCGVCP, from the exons ATGTCGGACTACAGCACGGGAGGACCCCCGCCCgggccgccgccgcccgccggTGGGGGCGGGGGCTCCGGAGGAGCCGGGGGCGCCGGGGGAGGCCCTCCTTCAGGCCCGCCGGGCGCGGGGGACCGGGGCGGCGGCGGCCCCGGCGGCGGCGGCCCGGGCGGAGGGTCGGCCGGGGGCCCCTCGCAGCCGCCCGGCGGTGGCGGCCCGGGAATCCGCAAGGACGCCTTCGCCGATGCGGTGCAGCGAGCCCGCCAG ATCGCAGCCAAGATTGGAGGCGATGCTGCTACCACAGTGAATAACAGCACTCCCGATTTTGGTTTTGGGGGCCAAAAGCGACAGTTGGAAGATGGAG ACCAGCCTGAGAGCAAGAAACTGGCTGCCCAGGGAGACT cGATCAGTTCTCAACTTGGGCCCATCCACCCTCCCCCAAG GACTTCAATGACAGAGGAGTACAGGGTCCCAGATGGCATGGTGGGACTGA TCATTGGCAGAGGAGGTGAACAGATTAACAAAATCCAGCAGGATTCCGGCTGCAAAGTACAGATCTCGCCAG ACAGCGGCGGCCTCCCCGAGCGCAGTGTGTCCCTCACAGGAGCCCCAGAGTCTGTCCA GAAAGCAAAGATGATGCTAGATGACATCGTCTCTCGGGGTCGCGGCGGCCCCCCAGGGCAGTTCCACGACAGTGCCAACGGGGGCCAGAACGGGACCGTTCAGGAGATCATGATCCCTGCGGGCAAGGCCGGCCTGGTCATCGGCAAGGGCGGGGAGACGATCAAGCAGCTGCAG GAACGCGCCGGAGTGAAGATGATTTTGATTCAGGACGGTGCCCAGAATACGAACGTGGACAAACCTCTCCGGATCATTGGGGATCCCTACAAAGTGCAG CAAGCCTGTGAGATGGTGATGGACATCCTTCGGGAGCGTGACCAGGGTGGCTTTGGGGACCGGAATGAGTACGGGTCACGCATCGGCGGGGGCATCGAC GTGCCGGTGCCCAGGCACTCAGTCGGGGTGGTCATAGGTCGGAGCGGGGAGATGATCAAGAAGATCCAGAACGACGCCGGTGTGCGGATACAGTTCAAACAAG ATGACGGGACGGGTCCTGAGAAGATCGCGCACATAATGGGGCCCCCCGACAGGTGTGAGCACGCGGCCCGCATTATCAATGACCTCCTCCAGAGCCTCAGG AGCGGTCCTCCCGGTCCTCCAGGTGGCCCAGGCATGCCCCCTGGTGGTCGGGGCCGGGGAAGAGGCCAAGGCAGCTGGGGCCCCCCTGGCGGGGAGATGACCTTCTCCATCCCCACTCACAAGTGCGGCCTCGTCATCGGCCGAG GTGGCGAGAACGTGAAAGCCATAAACCAGCAGACAGGAGCCTTCGTAGAGATCTCGCGGCAGCTGCCGCCAAACGGGGACCCCAACTTCAAGTTGTTCATCATCCGGGGCTCGCCCCAGCAGATCGACCACGCCAAGCAGCTCATCGAGGAGAAGATCGAG GGTCCTCTCTGCCCAGTCGGACCTGGCCCAGGGGGACCAGGCCCTGCCGGCCCAATGGGGCCTTTCAACCCTGGGCCCTTCAACCAGGGCCCACCAGGGGCTCCCCCTCA TGCCGGGGGCCCCCCTCCTCACCAGTACCCACCCCAGGGCTGGGGCAATACCTACCCCCAGTGGCAACCACCTGCTCCTCATGACCCAA ATAAAGCAGCTGCTGCCGCGGCAGACCCCAACGCTGCCTGGGCTGCCTACTACTCACACTACTACCAGCAGCCCCCAGGCCCCGTACCGGGCCCCGCACCGGCCCCTGCGGCTCCCCCGACTCAGGGCGAGCCTCCACAGCCCCCACCCACCGGCCAGTCGGACTACACCAAGGCCTGGGAAGAGTATTACAAAAAGATTG GCCAGCAGCCGCAGCAGCCTGGAGCCCCCCCACAGCAGGACTACACGAAGGCCTGGGAAGAATACTACAAAAAGCAAG CTCAAGTGGCCACTGGAGGCGGTCCGGGTGCACCCCCCGGCTCCCAGCCAGACTATAGCGCCGCCTGGGCCGAATATTACAGACAGCAGGCCGCTTACTACGGACAGACCCCTGGCCCCGGCGGCCCCCAGCCTCCACCCACACAGCAGGGACAGCAGCAGGCAAGTGGGAACTgccaccctcctcctcctcctttctccttccAACCCCCGGCCACCGTCCATCCTGCCTTAGTGGGTAGCGCCGGCAACCCCTTCCCCTGCGGGGTGTGTCCCTGA
- the KHSRP gene encoding far upstream element-binding protein 2 isoform X2: MSDYSTGGPPPGPPPPAGGGGGSGGAGGAGGGPPSGPPGAGDRGGGGPGGGGPGGGSAGGPSQPPGGGGPGIRKDAFADAVQRARQIAAKIGGDAATTVNNSTPDFGFGGQKRQLEDGDQPESKKLAAQGDSISSQLGPIHPPPRTSMTEEYRVPDGMVGLIIGRGGEQINKIQQDSGCKVQISPDSGGLPERSVSLTGAPESVQKAKMMLDDIVSRGRGGPPGQFHDSANGGQNGTVQEIMIPAGKAGLVIGKGGETIKQLQERAGVKMILIQDGAQNTNVDKPLRIIGDPYKVQQACEMVMDILRERDQGGFGDRNEYGSRIGGGIDVPVPRHSVGVVIGRSGEMIKKIQNDAGVRIQFKQDDGTGPEKIAHIMGPPDRCEHAARIINDLLQSLRSGPPGPPGGPGMPPGGRGRGRGQGSWGPPGGEMTFSIPTHKCGLVIGRGGENVKAINQQTGAFVEISRQLPPNGDPNFKLFIIRGSPQQIDHAKQLIEEKIEGPLCPVGPGPGGPGPAGPMGPFNPGPFNQGPPGAPPHAGGPPPHQYPPQGWGNTYPQWQPPAPHDPNKAAAAAADPNAAWAAYYSHYYQQPPGPVPGPAPAPAAPPTQGEPPQPPPTGQSDYTKAWEEYYKKIGQQPQQPGAPPQQDYTKAWEEYYKKQAQVATGGGPGAPPGSQPDYSAAWAEYYRQQAAYYGQTPGPGGPQPPPTQQGQQQAQ; the protein is encoded by the exons ATGTCGGACTACAGCACGGGAGGACCCCCGCCCgggccgccgccgcccgccggTGGGGGCGGGGGCTCCGGAGGAGCCGGGGGCGCCGGGGGAGGCCCTCCTTCAGGCCCGCCGGGCGCGGGGGACCGGGGCGGCGGCGGCCCCGGCGGCGGCGGCCCGGGCGGAGGGTCGGCCGGGGGCCCCTCGCAGCCGCCCGGCGGTGGCGGCCCGGGAATCCGCAAGGACGCCTTCGCCGATGCGGTGCAGCGAGCCCGCCAG ATCGCAGCCAAGATTGGAGGCGATGCTGCTACCACAGTGAATAACAGCACTCCCGATTTTGGTTTTGGGGGCCAAAAGCGACAGTTGGAAGATGGAG ACCAGCCTGAGAGCAAGAAACTGGCTGCCCAGGGAGACT cGATCAGTTCTCAACTTGGGCCCATCCACCCTCCCCCAAG GACTTCAATGACAGAGGAGTACAGGGTCCCAGATGGCATGGTGGGACTGA TCATTGGCAGAGGAGGTGAACAGATTAACAAAATCCAGCAGGATTCCGGCTGCAAAGTACAGATCTCGCCAG ACAGCGGCGGCCTCCCCGAGCGCAGTGTGTCCCTCACAGGAGCCCCAGAGTCTGTCCA GAAAGCAAAGATGATGCTAGATGACATCGTCTCTCGGGGTCGCGGCGGCCCCCCAGGGCAGTTCCACGACAGTGCCAACGGGGGCCAGAACGGGACCGTTCAGGAGATCATGATCCCTGCGGGCAAGGCCGGCCTGGTCATCGGCAAGGGCGGGGAGACGATCAAGCAGCTGCAG GAACGCGCCGGAGTGAAGATGATTTTGATTCAGGACGGTGCCCAGAATACGAACGTGGACAAACCTCTCCGGATCATTGGGGATCCCTACAAAGTGCAG CAAGCCTGTGAGATGGTGATGGACATCCTTCGGGAGCGTGACCAGGGTGGCTTTGGGGACCGGAATGAGTACGGGTCACGCATCGGCGGGGGCATCGAC GTGCCGGTGCCCAGGCACTCAGTCGGGGTGGTCATAGGTCGGAGCGGGGAGATGATCAAGAAGATCCAGAACGACGCCGGTGTGCGGATACAGTTCAAACAAG ATGACGGGACGGGTCCTGAGAAGATCGCGCACATAATGGGGCCCCCCGACAGGTGTGAGCACGCGGCCCGCATTATCAATGACCTCCTCCAGAGCCTCAGG AGCGGTCCTCCCGGTCCTCCAGGTGGCCCAGGCATGCCCCCTGGTGGTCGGGGCCGGGGAAGAGGCCAAGGCAGCTGGGGCCCCCCTGGCGGGGAGATGACCTTCTCCATCCCCACTCACAAGTGCGGCCTCGTCATCGGCCGAG GTGGCGAGAACGTGAAAGCCATAAACCAGCAGACAGGAGCCTTCGTAGAGATCTCGCGGCAGCTGCCGCCAAACGGGGACCCCAACTTCAAGTTGTTCATCATCCGGGGCTCGCCCCAGCAGATCGACCACGCCAAGCAGCTCATCGAGGAGAAGATCGAG GGTCCTCTCTGCCCAGTCGGACCTGGCCCAGGGGGACCAGGCCCTGCCGGCCCAATGGGGCCTTTCAACCCTGGGCCCTTCAACCAGGGCCCACCAGGGGCTCCCCCTCA TGCCGGGGGCCCCCCTCCTCACCAGTACCCACCCCAGGGCTGGGGCAATACCTACCCCCAGTGGCAACCACCTGCTCCTCATGACCCAA ATAAAGCAGCTGCTGCCGCGGCAGACCCCAACGCTGCCTGGGCTGCCTACTACTCACACTACTACCAGCAGCCCCCAGGCCCCGTACCGGGCCCCGCACCGGCCCCTGCGGCTCCCCCGACTCAGGGCGAGCCTCCACAGCCCCCACCCACCGGCCAGTCGGACTACACCAAGGCCTGGGAAGAGTATTACAAAAAGATTG GCCAGCAGCCGCAGCAGCCTGGAGCCCCCCCACAGCAGGACTACACGAAGGCCTGGGAAGAATACTACAAAAAGCAAG CTCAAGTGGCCACTGGAGGCGGTCCGGGTGCACCCCCCGGCTCCCAGCCAGACTATAGCGCCGCCTGGGCCGAATATTACAGACAGCAGGCCGCTTACTACGGACAGACCCCTGGCCCCGGCGGCCCCCAGCCTCCACCCACACAGCAGGGACAGCAGCAG GCTCAATGA
- the LOC126074011 gene encoding mitochondrial carrier protein SCaMC-3L-like, whose amino-acid sequence MGANPEDTHKSCSWVHTLFGRMKALLCKTPPPPPPPPPPPPPPPPPARNSGCTHVYGYVFGHVPENQLEHVSSQQVLDTGEQLMVPVDVLEMDNDRTWWKFLLSGAVAGAVSRTGTAPLDRAKVYMQVYSSKTNLMNLLGGLQSMVQEGGFRSLWRGNGMNVLKIAPEYAIKFSAFEQCKNYFCTTHGTPPFQERILAGSLAVAISQTLINPMEVLKTRLTLRRTGQYKGLRDCARQILEKEGPRAFYRGYLPNMLGIVPYACTDLAIYEMMRCLWQKSGRDMEDPSGLVSLSSVTLSTTCGQMASYPLTLVRTRMQAQDTVEGSNPTMCGVFQRILAQQGLPGLYRGMTPTLLKVLPAGGISYLVYEVMKKTLGVSPPGTVVWNIAKCNQARWIRGEMADVQTARNKRMISAQRARSLGAGGELGAWDPRAQEGSKGP is encoded by the exons ATGGGGGCTAACCCTGAGGATACTCACAAGTCTTGTTCTTGGGTCCACACCCTGTTTGGAAGGATGAAGGCCTTACTCTGCAAAACCCCAcctccgcccccacccccacctccgcccccacccccaccaccgccCCCTGCCCGGAACTCGGGGTGCACGCATGTGTACGGGTACGTGTTTGGGCACGTACCTGAGAACCAGCTCGAGCATGTCTCATCGCAGCAG GTGCTGGACACTGGCGAGCAGCTGATGGTCCCTGTGGATGTCCTGGAAATGGACAACGACCGGACCTGGTGGAAGTTTCTACTTTCGGGCGCAGTGGCTGGGGCCGTGTCTCGCACCGGCACAGCCCCTCTGGATCGAGCCAAGGTGTACATGCAG GTCTACTCCTCTAAGACCAACCTCATGAACCTGCTGGGGGGGCTACAGAGCATGGTACAGGAGGGGGGCTTCCGCTCCCTATGGCGAGGCAATGGTATGAACGTGCTCAAGATCGCCCCTGAGTACGCCATCAAGTTCTCGGCCTTTGAGCAG TGTAAGAATTACTTCTGCACCACACATGGGACTCCACCATTCCAGGAACGCATCCTTGCTGGCTCCCTAGCTGTGGCCATCTCCCAGACTCTCATCAACCCCATGGAG GTGCTGAAGACGCGGCTGACCCTGCGCCGGACAGGCCAATACAAGGggctgcgggactgtgctcggcaGATCCTGGAGAAGGAGGGGCCCCGTGCCTTCTACCGCGGCTACCTGCCCAACATGCTGGGCATCGTCCCCTATGCCTGCACCGACCTGGCCATCTACGAG ATGATGCGGTGCCTCTGGCAGAAGTCAGGCAGGGACATGGAGGACCCCAGCGGCCTGGTCAGCTTGTCTTCCGTGACGCTGTCCACCACCTGTGGCCAGATGGCCAGTTACCCGCTGACCTTGGTGCGCACGAGGATGCAGGCTCAAG ACACTGTGGAGGGCTCAAATCCCACAATGTGCGGAGTCTTTCAGCGGATCCTGGCCCAGCAGGGCTTGCCGGGGCTGTATCGAGGCATGACCCCCACGCTACTGAAGGTGCTGCCCGCCGGCGGCATCAGCTACCTGGTGTACGAAGTCATGAAGAAAACTCTGGGTGTTTCGCCA CCCGGGACTGTGGTTTGGAATATTGCCAAGTGCAACCAGGCTCGCTGGATTAGGGGCGAAATGGCGGACGTGCAGACGGCCAGGAATAAAAGAATGATTTCTGCCCAGCGTGCCAGATCTTTGGGCGCCGGAGGGGAGCTGGGTGCTTGGGATCCCCGGGCCCAGGAGGGAAGCAAGGGACCTTAG